One stretch of Arachis duranensis cultivar V14167 chromosome 1, aradu.V14167.gnm2.J7QH, whole genome shotgun sequence DNA includes these proteins:
- the LOC107493113 gene encoding uncharacterized protein LOC107493113 has translation MGATPFTERILKAKLPKGFDKPTDMKYDRTKDPQEHLTTFEARMNLEGAADVVRCRAFPVTLAGPTIKWFNALPNGSIAGFHDITRKFMPQFTTRITKAKHPISLLGVTQKQDESTRKYLDRFNDECLMVDGLTDSIASLCLTNGLMNEDFRKHLTTKPVWTMHEIQNVTKDYINDEEVIQVVTAKKQQHNHTQHGNLAPRHNPPPRENQRDHPKLTNTSRPPRIGKFSNYMPLTAPITEIYDARASREKRRSFNILRFRT, from the exons ATGGGAGCCACACCTTTCACGGAAAGGATCTTGAAAGCAAAACTCCCTAAAGGTTTCGATAAACCCACTGACATGAAGTATGACAGAACTAAAGATCCCCAAGAACATCTAACGACCTTCGAGGCCAGGATGAACCTAGAAGGAGCGGCCGACGTAGTCCGATGCAGGGCCTTCCCGGTGACCCTAGCCGGGCCAACAATCAAATGGTTCAACGCCCTCCCGAACGGATCCATAGCTGGCTTCCATGACATTACACGAAAGTTCATGCCCCAGTTCACGACCAGAATCACTAAAGCTAAACACCCCATCAGCTTGCTAGGGGTCACACAAAAACAGGACGAATCCACAAGGAAATACCTCGATCGCTTCAATGACGAATGTCTAATGGTCGACGGGCTCACGGATTCAATCGCAAGCCTTTGCTTAACCAACGGGCTCATGAACGAAGACTTCCGCAAACACCTCACCACCAAACCTGTGTGGACCATGCATGAGATTCAAAATGTCACCAAAGATTACATAAATGACGAAGAGGTCATCCAGGTCGTCACTGCCAAAAAGCAGCAACACAACCACACCCAACACGGCAACCTGGCACCACGACATAACCCACCACCCAGAGAAAATCAAAGGGACCACCCAAAACTGACAAACACAAGCCGACCACCAAGAATCGGCAAATTCTCTAATTACATGCCCCTGACAGCACCAATTACCGAGATatatgatgccagggcatctag ggagaagagaaggagttTCAACATCCttcgattcagaacctga